The Terriglobus sp. TAA 43 sequence ATCAAACTGCCCGCAGAAACCTGGCTGCAAAAAGCGAAGTACGATCTGGCCCTTCCCACCACCAAGAAGATCGCCAGCGTAACCATCGACCCAGACCAGCGCATCCCGGACAGCAACCGCACCAACAACACCGCAAAGCCGTAACGTGCGGAAACAGAGCAAAGTAAAAGCCTCATCCATCTGGATGGGGCTTTACTTCTCATTGAGAGAAGCCGACGGTTTTGTCTGAGTATGCCGGTGATACTCTGAGGGGCATCAGCAACGCAGGGAATAACGACAGCTGTGCACACCGGTCAATCAATGGGAAATCATGTTGGTACCACGGAACGTGTAATCGTATTAGTGGTAATCGTTCTTACCGGCGTTTTGATTGTGAAGTTCGATCTTCCCGACAAATGGCTTACAGCTGTCTTCTGCACCGTACCCACATTCGCCGGTATGTTTGATTATTTTCATCGGAGAATGCCCAGGAACGTTTTATGGAAAACAATGCTGGTCATGTTTGCTTTCCACATAGCGTTATTGTTCCTAGTGTTTGGTATCGTTTTGCGGAACTTGGTTGATGTTGGATTTTTGGTGTGCGTTCCCATGATCTTTTTAGAAGGCATCGTCTTGTATCACGGAGCCAAGTTTTTCCAACGCAAAGTTTTCGCGTAGGAATGTCAGTCAATGCTCAAGCAGCTACTGAATGGAAATTCAACCTGGGAGCATCATCAATTCGCCGAAGGCTTCTCCGCACTCTCAATCACCAGAACATTCGCCGGAGCCTTCACGGGCGACACCTTCAATCCAAGCTGTTCCTGAATCGCCGTAAACATCCCAGGAGGCGCATCCGCATCCCCCGCAGGCGCTGTATCCGGCGTCCAACGCAACGAGAAATCATAGTGCCCATCCAACCCCGTCTGGTCCACCAGCGGACGATCGAACTCACTCTGCATGCCCAACAGGAAGGTTGTCATCGTCGTGTTCTGAAACTGCATCCTGCCTTTGCCATTGCCATTCTGATTGGGCAACGCATTCGGATCGGCCTTGCTCGTCTCCAGCTTCGGCCCACCCTTGGCCACGGTCAGCGCATACACAGGAATCTCGCGTTGCTCCCGCTTGAACTTCAATCCAAAACGATCCGCCAGCAGCTTCTGCACCATCACCTGCACATCCGCCACGCTCAGTTTGCCTTCTTTATCCGCAACACCGTCAATGGTCCATCGCGCTGTATCGAACCAGTCGGGAGCATTCACAATCTGTTTCGGATGGACTGAATAGCCAATGACGATCAGTGTCGTCACATCCTGATTCTCAATATTCACGCGGTTTCCGCTCACATGAAATCCGCGATTCCGATGCATCGGCTCAGTAGGCTTGATGGTCGCTACTTCAAACGTAGGTGCAGCTATTGCAGGCGTGGTTGCGACAGCCTGCGCATGAAACGGAACAGAGCACAGCGCGGTAAAAAGTACACACGCCGCAACAAAAGCAGATCGCCCAACATTCATCGCAAAATCCATTCCGGAAAAGAAGTCTGTATCGGGTCTTACGCACACGTCCCACTTCCAGTTCCGTAAAACATTTCTGCCAATACAAAGCGCCGCCAAGATACTCTGGATCCGCGCTTTAGCGCACATCATCACATGCCACGCAGAAAAACCAATCCACCACGCAGCATCGTCTGCCTCTGCGTCCTCGCCGTGATTATCCCGCTGGGCTTAGCGGTTCGATACGCACCGCTCCATCTGCCATGGTTCTGGTCAAAGTACCTCGGCTCCATGCTGTGGGCTATGGCGGTCTACTGGTTCATCGCCATGCTTCTCCCCAGACTCCGCCCAATGTCGTTAGCAATCGTCGCGTCCGCGATCGCACTCATCACAGAGTTCTCGCGCCTCGTCCCCGAGCCACACATCGACGCCTTCCGTCTCACGCTCGCAGGACGACTTCTGCTAGGCCGCTACTTCGCATGGGCCAACATCCTCGCCTATCTCATTGCGATCGCAATCACCGCATTAGCCGACAGACAGTTCAGTTCCCGTAAGTCTTATCCATATAACTGATGCGGCTATTGATCCACTGCTTTAGATAGGTCACTTCGCCACTGTAGCTACCCGCAGCCTCAGGATTCGGCCACACCCTTTGATACAGGTTGGGCCATCGCTGATAGTTATTGTTCGCTGCCTGCGCCAGCGTAGCAGAAGAAGTATCAATGTAATCCGGCAATCCACTTACCTGCGAGCGCATCGCAGCCCACTCCGTCTTCACGGCTGCCTGAAACGTTGGATCGTTTTTGAACAATGCCGCATACCAGGCATGCTGTGTGCTTACCCACGCCACGCTCGGATCCTGGATCGCGCCATAGTCATCGTTGCCACTTGAGATATCAAAATCCCATATTGGCCCAGCCACAAATGGCACATCGCCAACATCTTTGTAGAAGTATTCCGACTCGCCATTGGCATCATGGTTGCCCATCAGCTCATTTACCAGGAACCAATCCACAACGCTCGCCTCTGTCCACTTCGAACGCCATCCAGCAGTTGCATCGGAAGCGTTGGAAGCAAAGAAGGTGGCTTCTGCATTATTGACCAAAGGCTGAATGTAAGCTTCTTGTGCATCCGTAGGCGGATCTGGATCATGCGATCCCACCGGCAAGCCATGCGGCGTGGTCCAGTTAAAGGTATCTCCCAACGTATGGTCGATCTCCATCAGGTAACCATCTTGGGTGGGATCGGTGCTGGCGTCGGAATCCGCAATATCGACGCGGTTACTATCAATATCGACGCTCTCAATTAACTGATAAACACCCATATATTGCCCGTTCATTGTCATCTCAACAAAGTACGAGGCAGGAGCCCACGGAAGTCGTGTCATGTTTGAGATGTACGAAGCCACCGCATCCCGCAGCATCGTCTTGTCGTCATAGTTGGCCAACAGTACCCAATTCTTTTCACTGTGCATCCCCATCAGTTTGGCCTTGGAATCTAGTTTGACCTTGTAAGGTTTCTTGGGCATCGCCCAAGTCGTATTGCCATGCCCTTTGATCTCCATGGTTCCGGTGTAGTTATTGCTGGATGTCATTGGATCCGTGATCGTCAGTGTCCCATCTACGTAATCATCTTCGCTCGTTACCGCAATGCCGCCATCCGTAGCGATGTTCACGACAGGAAGATAAGTCTTGGTGGGAGTGAAGCTGGGGTTCTCTAGAACGACTTCCATGCCATAGCCTTGGGTCTCAGTACCACTGCTACCCTTTGCCTGCAGTGCCAGAGAACTGTAGGAAGAAAATACTGACGCTACTCCTTGAAAGCATTCTGCTGCCAGCGCAGTGGTACTGACGAAGGTAAGGTTCGCGGTACTTCCCACTGCAGCGGTTACTGGCTGCACAGTAACCGCAGAAGGAAGGCCGGCTACAGTTATCATGACGGTCCCTGAACCCGTTCCGCCGACCGCTACAGGAACGGTCGTTGTCTGTCCGGGATAGATAGATAACGATGTCCCCGAGACAGACAGGGTATAAGCTCCATTGCTTTGATCCTCTGTCGCCACGGTCTGTGTCGTGCAGGTATTGTTCCTGGTTCCAAACCCACACCCGGTAAGACCGGAAAAGATACCAACGCACAAGACAGGAACCGCGAATCGACGTAGCAGAACTGAGGTGATGGACATAGGACTAGCGAGGCAGACGGGCTTTCGCTCTATGTCGTTTCAGGCTGGCGTATTGTGTCGCGAATTAATTAATGCAAGATAGTCACTGTCCCATCCGCTGTACGGCTGAACTTATGTAGCAACCCGCCGTCAGTTCCAAGATGCCGCAGCGTTAGCTGTTGCGCCGAAGCATGCAGATGAGTGAACCCATGCACCTCCATTCCAAACGGACCGCGTGATGAATTATCCAATGCATTCAACGTAGCGCCGCCACCACCGGATGAAACAAACGAAGTCGGATGTCCCGCAAACTCCAGGTGCTGCAAATCGTGATCATGCCCGGCTAAGTACATATCCACCTTATGCGCGCGGAACAACGGATCCCAGTCACGAATCAACGTGTTGTTATCGCCATGCGGTCCGTTGGAGTAAAGCGGATGATGCCCCACCACCACGCGGAACGTCGTCGCCTTCGGCTTATTCAATTCGGTAGTCAACCAATCAAGCTGCTCCTGCCGCTGGGCGTCGGTTGCCGTGTAGAAATTTGGGTTCGGTGGAAGGGGTTGTGCCCGTTCATTGGGCATGTTGCTATCTACGAAATAAAGCGTGACATAAGGATTCGCCGCGGGCATGGTCATGCTCCAGTACCGCGAAGGCATCGTCCATCGCGACGTTCCCAACGCTGAGTAAGCAAACTCCGCATCCACTTTCGATTCCGGCGCAAGCTCATAATCATGGTTGCCTGGCACGGCGTACACAGGGCAGTTGAAGTCGCTTGCCGGATACATCTGCTCAAAGGTGCTTTGCCAACGCGGAGAGGTCACGCCTCCCGGCATGCCGTCGTAGAAGTTGTCACCGAGCATCAGCAGGGAATCTGCCTTGAAACTCCACTTCGTCTGGTAGTTTCGCAACGCCGCAGCGACCATTGCTTGATCCGTCTGATTGCCACCCACGCCCCAATCGCCCACCATCAGCAGGTGGATAGGAACGTCTTCCACCGGATCCTGCGTGGCAGAGATTTCTGTTGGAGGTAGCCCGCAGCCTTGCAGCATTGCAGCCGCACTAAAGGCGACGGTTGTTTTCAGAAACCGTCGCCTCGAAAATCTTCCAGAATCTGCCATGTACAGTAAGACGGTGAAAACGGCTACTGGAGATTACTGCTTTTCTTCATCATTTCGCGACACCGTCACACCCGGCTGGTATAAGGATGGCCAGAAGGGAAACACCGAAACCAATGGATTTGCAGATCACTCGTCGCCGCTTTCTGCGGCAGACCATCGGCTTCAGCGCCGCCGTACTCGCCTCGCAGGCAATGCCTGCTATCGCTGCAGCGCCGCATGGCGAAGCCGATCTGCTTATGGTCGGCGATTGGGGATACGCACGTCCTGCCGCCCAGGAACTTGTCGCCGCAAGCATGGTGAAGTACACGCAGGCACAGCGACTTCACCCTCAGGCGCTCCTCATGCTCGGCGATAACTGGTACGACGAGTTGCCCGGCGGCGTCGATTCGCCGCGCTGGAAGACGCACTTTGAAGACCTCTATCCCGCCAGCGTTTTTCCTGGTCCTGCATACGCCATCCTCGGCAACCACGACTACCAGATGTACCCCACCAGCAAGGTCGAAGCGGAACTAGCCTACGCGCGCCGCGGCCATACCCGCTGGACGATGCCAGCCAAGTGGTATAGCTTCGATTTCCCCGCGAAGAAGCCACTCATCCACTTCATCGCGCTCGACAGCAACATGCCGCACGAGATCAAGCCCAACCCCGACGGCACACCGAACCGCAACTTCACACTCACCGAAGAAGAGCGCGTCGCGCAGTTTGCATGGCTTGAGAAAGAACTCGCCAAGCCGCGCCTCACGCCATTCACCATCGTCATGGCTCATCACCCGGTCTACACGGACGGCCCACACGGCGACCACCCCATGCTCATCCGCGATTGGGATCCCTTGTTGCAGCGTTACAACGTACACGCCTATCTAGGTGGACACGATCACGATCTGCAGCACCTTGAGTTCCACGGCCACCCCACCAGCTTCTTTCTCTCCGGTGGTGGTGGCGCTGATCTTTACGACCTTAAGATCACGCCGGATCAACGCGGCCCCTGGGCACAGAAGGTCAATGGCTTCAGCCATCTTTCGGTGACTGAGAAGCTACTCACGCTGCGTCACGTCGATGCAGCAGGCAACACGCTCCACGCCTTTACGAAAACACCGGAGGGCAAAACCTCCGTGCTCTCCGCATAGATCAGCGAACGCAACAGCAGGTGCATGGCATTCTCATGCACCTGCTGTGTTTTTACTAAGGCAGCGAGACCGGCTTCAAACTCAACAGAAGCTCTTTGCGTTGTGCAACGAAGTTCGCGGACGATTCCACCTTCGTCCACTGCGGTCCCGCAAACTGCTGATACTCCGCACCATTCGCAAGAAACTCCACACGCACCGGACTATCCGGAATCCTCCCGCCAAACCAATGCGGATCATCGCGCTCTGCCCACGTCACCAGCGCCACCACGGCGCCTGCGCCATTTTGCACGGCAGCATCATTGCCATACAAAACAGAGATCGTTCGCTTCGTCGGATCGGCAAGCATCGTCATCGGCGTCCACGTCAGCGGCTGATAGGGCAGTGATGCGGGCAACATCACCGCATGGTTGTTCACGATCTCCGCGCCCGGCACAGTGGCCGCAGTCATCGGCAACGTGTACACGTTATCGTCGCCCTTCACCGGCAGATGGCAACCCGTGCACTCCTTCACAAAGCTCGCGTCTTTGCCATAAGGCTGCAGATCAAGCCCACGCCACCGGCCCCAACCCCATCCCGCGGTCGAAGCATATTTCTTCGCGTCCTTCACCATCAACTCCATCTGGATGAAGTCTCCCGCGCGAAGCGTCCCATCGCTGTTCGCCTCCTGCTTCCATGCAATCTTCGCCAGCTTCGCGCCATCTGGCCACGGAGAAATCTTTCCCTCAGCCACTGCCTTTGTGGCAACGTCATTGCCCAGGATGAAGCGGAACGTGTGATTATCACCACGATCCGTGAAGCTGATCGGCCTCCACGTCGCAAACGTTGGCTCAAACGCAAGTCCATTCCATTCCGGCTTCACGCTGTCCAGTGCAATGCGTGTCGTCGTTGCTGCCGCACCTTTCGTATCGGTTGGAACAGGGAGAGGACCCCACGGCGACAGATAATCCTTCAGCGTCGCAAGCTCTTCCTGTGTCACTCGAGCATCACGGTGCAGCGCCAGGAAGCGCGGTAAAGGCATCGCTCCAAGCTGGATCATGTTCACCGCTTCGTACAGCGTCGCCTTCTGCACCGCATCCGGCTTGCTGCCCAGCGTGGAGAAGTTCAGATGCTCACGCGCTTCAAGAATGTCTTTCCGCACAAGCCAGTAAGCTGGCACCGGTTCATCGAACCACGCCAACCGGCGTTCATCGGAATGGCAGCTATAGCAATCCTTGCGCAGTATCTGCCGCACATTTTCAGGCGCATGAACTTCAGCCGCCGCAGGCTGGCTCGGAATCGAAGGCCGGACCATCTGAGCAATCAAAAACAAAAATGCAAGCACGCAAACGGTCTGCACCAGTCGCTTCAACATAGCCCTCCTGAGGACTGCTCTTTGAGACTGTATGACACCATCGACCGCAGAGCTATGAAATAGCGCAGGTTCTCGAAACACACTCTTAGAGGGAACCGACTCTTGGCCTAACCATGAGGCTTGAGCCAGTCCTCGAAGTGTCCTTCCAACGCCACCCTCACCAGTTGGCCCCGAGTCCTCACACCGGTCTTATGAAACAGCTCCTGAATGCTTGCTTTCACCGCGGTTTCCGACACACCAACCACTGTTCCAATCTCTTTGTTGCTCAGGCCATCCAGGATATGGTGCAGGATCTGTCTCTGACGCGCCGTGATCGAAGGATGACTGCCCTCGGCATTTCTGTTTGTCGGCGTCGAACCTTGCCGTAGCGCGCTCTCGTCCCACCACTGATTCCCCTGGGCCACAGCGCGTATGGCATGTAACAACTGTCGAGGTTCACCATGCTTCAGCACCACGCCGGAGACCCCAGCATCCAGCGCCCGGTGCAACTCGGCCACTTCCATACCCGCAGTGAGCAGCAGAAACCGCGGCACGTGTTGAAGACGCGCAAGTGTTTCCAGCAGTATTGGACCCACTTCGTTTTCAGGATCGTAGTCCAGCAGCACCAGGTCTACATTCTGTGTCGTCAGGGCCCTGCGAGCTTCGGACAAGTTCGCAAACTGACCGGCAACAGCGATGTCCGGCTCATACGCCAACAACTGCATCACGTTCTCGCGAAAGAGCGGGCGGCCGTCCACAAGCAGCAGTTGTGTGGGTCTTTTCGCCACTTCAGTCCATCCCTTGGTGCTTTTCATTCACCGTGAGGCAAGGCTCAACCGCCTAATGCCGAACGTCTGAAGTGGCAGAGTAAAGCAAATCCGTTCCGAAGCACCACATTCTTCGCGAATTGATTGAAATGCTGTCAAGTCCTTGTTCGTGTAACTCCATTCCCATCAACAATCTGCGACTGCCGGTAATTTCCCCGAAACTTGCTACACTGGAAATGCACCCGAAAATTAAGCTGATTTAACTTTTGCGCAACGCAAGCTAAGTCTTTTATTAAGACGATTTTGCCTCTAAGTCCTTGCGGTAGACGATTTTGCGGTATACCCCGCAGTTATCTCCCGTAGAATGACGATTTTGCAAAAACAGGGGGGAGGGGGGTACCCCTCCCGTCCCAGGGAGTGCTTCCAGAAAAATGCGCCGACTCGCCGCTGCCTCGCTCGCCCTTTTGCTTCCTATCTCTGCTGTCACGCAGGAAGCTCCCAAGTCCATCCTCGGCTTCACACCGCAGAGCGCGCAGACAGAGCGACAGCTTGAGTCCAAGTTCCTCACGCTGCCGGATGCGAAGCGCATCTCCGCGAACATGCACAAGCTCGCGGGACATCCGCACAACGTTGGATCGGCAGCGCAGCGCGCCAATGCGGAATGGCTCGTCGAGCAATATAAGTCCTGGGGTTGGGACGCCAAGATCGAGTCCTTCGACGTGCTCTATCCCACGCCAAAGGTGCGCGTGCTGGAACTCCTCGGCAGCAAGCCTTATAAGGCCAAGCTGGAAGAGCCGCCCGTTCCCGAAGATCCGTACACGCAGGACAAGAGCCCCGCAATGCCGCCGTACAACATCTACGCTGTCGACGGTGACGTAACTGCGCCGCTCGTCTACGTGAACTACGGCATGAAGGCCGACTACGAAGAGCTGGAGCGCAACGGCGTCTCCGTGAAGGGCGCCATCGTCATCTCCCGTTACGGCGGCGGCTGGCGCGGCCTCAAGCCCAAGCTCGCGTATGAGCACGGCGCTGTTGGCTGCATCATCTACTCCGATCCCGCCGATGACGGCTTCGGCCCCGGCGATGTCATCCCGACGGGTCCCATGCGTCCCGAATGGGGCGTACAGCGCGGCTCCGTCGCAGACACCACTCTCTACGCAGGTGATCCTCTTACTCCCGGTGAAGCCTCTGTCCCCGGCGTGAAGCGCCTGGCCATCAAGGACAGCAAGGTCATCATGCAGATCCCCACGATTCCTATCTCGTGGGGCGATGCCAAGCCACTGCTGGCGCAACTGGACGGCCGCACAGTGCCTGCGACATGGCGCGGCGCCTTGCCCTTCACCTACAAGTTCGGTCCCAGCAAGGACAAGGTCCACCTCAAGATCCAG is a genomic window containing:
- a CDS encoding TIGR03435 family protein produces the protein MNVGRSAFVAACVLFTALCSVPFHAQAVATTPAIAAPTFEVATIKPTEPMHRNRGFHVSGNRVNIENQDVTTLIVIGYSVHPKQIVNAPDWFDTARWTIDGVADKEGKLSVADVQVMVQKLLADRFGLKFKREQREIPVYALTVAKGGPKLETSKADPNALPNQNGNGKGRMQFQNTTMTTFLLGMQSEFDRPLVDQTGLDGHYDFSLRWTPDTAPAGDADAPPGMFTAIQEQLGLKVSPVKAPANVLVIESAEKPSAN
- a CDS encoding DUF2809 domain-containing protein, with the protein product MPRRKTNPPRSIVCLCVLAVIIPLGLAVRYAPLHLPWFWSKYLGSMLWAMAVYWFIAMLLPRLRPMSLAIVASAIALITEFSRLVPEPHIDAFRLTLAGRLLLGRYFAWANILAYLIAIAITALADRQFSSRKSYPYN
- a CDS encoding CotH kinase family protein codes for the protein MITVAGLPSAVTVQPVTAAVGSTANLTFVSTTALAAECFQGVASVFSSYSSLALQAKGSSGTETQGYGMEVVLENPSFTPTKTYLPVVNIATDGGIAVTSEDDYVDGTLTITDPMTSSNNYTGTMEIKGHGNTTWAMPKKPYKVKLDSKAKLMGMHSEKNWVLLANYDDKTMLRDAVASYISNMTRLPWAPASYFVEMTMNGQYMGVYQLIESVDIDSNRVDIADSDASTDPTQDGYLMEIDHTLGDTFNWTTPHGLPVGSHDPDPPTDAQEAYIQPLVNNAEATFFASNASDATAGWRSKWTEASVVDWFLVNELMGNHDANGESEYFYKDVGDVPFVAGPIWDFDISSGNDDYGAIQDPSVAWVSTQHAWYAALFKNDPTFQAAVKTEWAAMRSQVSGLPDYIDTSSATLAQAANNNYQRWPNLYQRVWPNPEAAGSYSGEVTYLKQWINSRISYMDKTYGN
- a CDS encoding metallophosphoesterase codes for the protein MLQGCGLPPTEISATQDPVEDVPIHLLMVGDWGVGGNQTDQAMVAAALRNYQTKWSFKADSLLMLGDNFYDGMPGGVTSPRWQSTFEQMYPASDFNCPVYAVPGNHDYELAPESKVDAEFAYSALGTSRWTMPSRYWSMTMPAANPYVTLYFVDSNMPNERAQPLPPNPNFYTATDAQRQEQLDWLTTELNKPKATTFRVVVGHHPLYSNGPHGDNNTLIRDWDPLFRAHKVDMYLAGHDHDLQHLEFAGHPTSFVSSGGGGATLNALDNSSRGPFGMEVHGFTHLHASAQQLTLRHLGTDGGLLHKFSRTADGTVTILH
- a CDS encoding metallophosphoesterase, producing MDLQITRRRFLRQTIGFSAAVLASQAMPAIAAAPHGEADLLMVGDWGYARPAAQELVAASMVKYTQAQRLHPQALLMLGDNWYDELPGGVDSPRWKTHFEDLYPASVFPGPAYAILGNHDYQMYPTSKVEAELAYARRGHTRWTMPAKWYSFDFPAKKPLIHFIALDSNMPHEIKPNPDGTPNRNFTLTEEERVAQFAWLEKELAKPRLTPFTIVMAHHPVYTDGPHGDHPMLIRDWDPLLQRYNVHAYLGGHDHDLQHLEFHGHPTSFFLSGGGGADLYDLKITPDQRGPWAQKVNGFSHLSVTEKLLTLRHVDAAGNTLHAFTKTPEGKTSVLSA
- a CDS encoding cytochrome P460 family protein, whose product is MLKRLVQTVCVLAFLFLIAQMVRPSIPSQPAAAEVHAPENVRQILRKDCYSCHSDERRLAWFDEPVPAYWLVRKDILEAREHLNFSTLGSKPDAVQKATLYEAVNMIQLGAMPLPRFLALHRDARVTQEELATLKDYLSPWGPLPVPTDTKGAAATTTRIALDSVKPEWNGLAFEPTFATWRPISFTDRGDNHTFRFILGNDVATKAVAEGKISPWPDGAKLAKIAWKQEANSDGTLRAGDFIQMELMVKDAKKYASTAGWGWGRWRGLDLQPYGKDASFVKECTGCHLPVKGDDNVYTLPMTAATVPGAEIVNNHAVMLPASLPYQPLTWTPMTMLADPTKRTISVLYGNDAAVQNGAGAVVALVTWAERDDPHWFGGRIPDSPVRVEFLANGAEYQQFAGPQWTKVESSANFVAQRKELLLSLKPVSLP
- a CDS encoding response regulator transcription factor; amino-acid sequence: MKSTKGWTEVAKRPTQLLLVDGRPLFRENVMQLLAYEPDIAVAGQFANLSEARRALTTQNVDLVLLDYDPENEVGPILLETLARLQHVPRFLLLTAGMEVAELHRALDAGVSGVVLKHGEPRQLLHAIRAVAQGNQWWDESALRQGSTPTNRNAEGSHPSITARQRQILHHILDGLSNKEIGTVVGVSETAVKASIQELFHKTGVRTRGQLVRVALEGHFEDWLKPHG